One window of the Mycobacterium haemophilum DSM 44634 genome contains the following:
- a CDS encoding ParA family protein, whose translation MTDHADSVVEIGLTGRPPRAIPEPRPRSSHGPAKVVAMCNQKGGVGKTTSTINLGAALTEFGRRVLLVDIDPQGALSAGLGVPHYELDRTIHNLLVEPRVSIDDVLIHTRVRHLDLIPSNIDLSAAEIQLVNEVGREQTLARALHPVLDRYDYVLIDCQPSLGLLTVNGLACAEGVVIPTECEFFSLRGLALLTDTVDKVRDRLNPKLEISGILITRYDPRTVNAREVMARVVERFGDLVFDTVITRTVRFPETSVAGEPITTWAPKSGGAMAYRALAREFIDRFGA comes from the coding sequence ATGACCGATCACGCCGACAGCGTCGTCGAGATCGGCCTGACCGGACGGCCGCCGCGAGCCATCCCAGAGCCCAGGCCGCGCAGCTCACACGGTCCGGCGAAGGTCGTCGCGATGTGCAACCAGAAAGGCGGCGTCGGGAAAACCACATCGACGATCAACCTGGGCGCCGCTCTCACTGAATTCGGCCGGCGGGTGCTGCTGGTGGACATAGACCCGCAGGGCGCACTGTCGGCGGGCCTTGGCGTACCGCATTACGAACTGGACCGGACGATCCACAACCTGCTGGTGGAGCCACGGGTATCGATCGACGACGTGCTGATCCACACCCGGGTAAGGCACTTGGATCTGATACCCAGCAATATCGACCTGTCGGCCGCCGAGATCCAGTTGGTCAACGAGGTGGGGCGGGAGCAGACTTTGGCGCGAGCGTTGCACCCGGTGCTGGACCGCTACGACTATGTGCTGATCGACTGCCAGCCTTCGTTGGGCCTGCTCACCGTTAACGGGCTGGCGTGCGCGGAGGGCGTAGTTATCCCGACGGAGTGCGAATTCTTCTCGCTGCGCGGGCTGGCGCTGCTGACCGACACTGTCGACAAGGTGCGCGATCGGCTCAACCCGAAGCTGGAAATCAGCGGCATTCTGATCACTCGATATGACCCGCGCACCGTCAACGCACGCGAAGTCATGGCGCGCGTCGTGGAGCGGTTCGGCGACCTGGTCTTTGACACCGTGATCACTCGTACGGTCCGTTTTCCCGAGACCAGTGTTGCGGGTGAACCCATCACCACCTGGGCGCCGAAATCGGGCGGCGCCATGGCCTACCGCGCGTTGGCCCGCGAGTTCATCGACCGATTCGGCGCGTGA
- a CDS encoding segregation/condensation protein A, with the protein MNGTVNGEAVQQNGCPNGFQVRLTNFEGPFDLLLQLIFAHRLDVTEVALHQVTDDFIAYTRQIGSQLGLEETTAFLVIAATLLDLKAARLLPAGQVEDEEDLALLEVRDLLFARLLQYRAFKHVAQIFAELEATALRSYPRAVSLEERYASLLPEVMLGVDAERFAEIAAVAFTPRPVPIVDTGHLHELKVSVPEQAKRLLAMLEARGCGQWASFSELVADCQEPIEVVGRFLALLELYRARAVAFEQSEPLGALQVSWTGERPTRADDDAERSDEEEWRLGTADDDAERSDEEERRS; encoded by the coding sequence GTGAACGGCACAGTTAATGGCGAGGCGGTACAGCAGAACGGCTGTCCGAACGGTTTTCAAGTCCGGCTCACCAACTTCGAGGGGCCGTTCGATCTGCTGCTGCAGCTGATCTTCGCGCACCGCCTCGATGTCACCGAGGTCGCGCTGCACCAGGTCACTGACGACTTCATTGCGTACACCCGTCAGATCGGCTCCCAGCTGGGCCTCGAGGAGACCACAGCGTTCCTGGTGATCGCCGCGACCCTGCTCGATCTCAAAGCGGCCCGGCTGTTGCCGGCCGGGCAGGTCGAGGACGAAGAGGACCTGGCGCTACTGGAAGTTCGCGACCTGCTGTTCGCCCGACTGCTGCAATACCGCGCGTTCAAGCATGTCGCGCAGATCTTCGCCGAACTGGAGGCCACCGCGCTGCGCAGCTATCCGCGCGCGGTTTCGCTGGAAGAGCGGTACGCGAGTCTACTTCCCGAGGTGATGCTCGGCGTCGACGCCGAGCGGTTCGCTGAGATCGCCGCGGTCGCGTTCACTCCCCGGCCGGTACCGATTGTGGACACCGGGCACTTGCACGAGCTGAAAGTCTCGGTTCCCGAGCAGGCCAAACGATTGCTAGCGATGCTTGAAGCACGGGGCTGCGGCCAATGGGCCTCATTTTCTGAATTGGTCGCCGACTGCCAGGAGCCGATCGAGGTCGTCGGGCGCTTCCTGGCGCTGCTCGAACTATATCGGGCTCGGGCGGTAGCATTCGAGCAGTCCGAGCCACTTGGCGCGCTCCAGGTTTCCTGGACCGGGGAACGGCCGACCCGCGCCGACGACGATGCAGAGCGCAGCGATGAAGAGGAGTGGCGCCTAGGCACCGCCGACGACGATGCAGAGCGCAGCGATGAGGAGGAGCGGCGCTCGTGA
- the scpB gene encoding SMC-Scp complex subunit ScpB — MTHEMPDLDLDSGIPDIAEAPELDADELGCVLEALLLVVDTPVTVEALAAATEQPVYRIAAKLRLIADELAERDSGIDLRHSAEGWRLYTRARFAPYVERLLLDGARTKLTRAALETLAVVAYRQPVTRARVSAVRGVNVDAVMRTLLARGLITEVGPDPDSGAVMFATTELFLERLGLTSLGELPDIAPLLPDVDTIEDLSESLDNEPRFIKLTGGQVPEQPLSFDVDQD; from the coding sequence TTGACTCACGAAATGCCCGATCTCGACCTGGACTCTGGAATCCCTGATATCGCTGAGGCGCCGGAGCTCGATGCCGACGAACTCGGCTGTGTGTTGGAGGCGCTGTTGTTAGTGGTGGACACCCCGGTGACCGTCGAGGCACTGGCTGCGGCCACCGAGCAACCTGTCTACCGGATCGCTGCGAAACTGCGGCTGATAGCCGATGAACTCGCCGAACGCGACAGCGGCATCGATCTGCGGCACTCAGCTGAGGGCTGGAGGTTGTACACCCGTGCCCGATTTGCACCCTATGTCGAGAGGCTGCTGCTGGACGGCGCGCGAACCAAGCTGACCCGCGCCGCGCTCGAGACACTGGCCGTGGTGGCCTACCGTCAGCCCGTGACGCGGGCGCGGGTGAGTGCGGTTCGTGGTGTCAATGTGGACGCCGTCATGCGCACCTTGTTGGCACGCGGCCTGATCACCGAGGTTGGTCCCGACCCCGACTCCGGCGCGGTGATGTTCGCGACCACCGAGCTGTTTTTGGAGCGCTTGGGGTTGACCTCACTGGGCGAGTTGCCGGACATCGCACCGCTGCTTCCCGACGTCGACACCATCGAAGACCTGAGCGAGTCCCTGGACAACGAGCCACGTTTCATCAAACTCACCGGCGGCCAAGTGCCCGAGCAGCCACTGTCGTTCGACGTGGACCAGGATTGA